One Candidatus Eisenbacteria bacterium genomic region harbors:
- a CDS encoding methyltransferase domain-containing protein, producing MNDASSFPTDYDEYAATYAWARRAVPWIVSPLARIVGALPADTAVLEIGCGTGNYIRALAESRSELVYAGFDLSEPMLQEARGWRSNATFVHGDAAKEFPFPNERFALAFAVDVIHHIEDIPRFLTEAHRVLVPGGHLVIVTDSEDTLKRRSLTAFFPEILAIELIRYPTIARLHKEAERAGLRLDSQEQAAGWIPLDGEFLGRLEAKCSSAMRLIAAEKHAAGMDRVRAAAARGEQWLSCYDVLRYVRPARAATA from the coding sequence ATGAATGACGCTTCTTCATTTCCGACCGACTACGACGAGTACGCGGCAACGTATGCGTGGGCGCGGAGGGCGGTCCCTTGGATCGTCTCGCCTCTCGCGCGGATAGTCGGCGCACTGCCGGCCGATACAGCAGTGCTCGAGATCGGCTGCGGTACGGGCAACTACATTCGCGCTCTCGCGGAGTCACGAAGCGAGTTGGTCTATGCCGGATTCGACCTGTCGGAGCCTATGCTGCAAGAGGCGCGCGGTTGGAGGTCGAACGCGACGTTCGTGCATGGTGACGCTGCGAAGGAGTTCCCGTTTCCGAACGAGAGGTTCGCACTCGCTTTCGCCGTCGATGTCATTCACCACATCGAAGACATCCCGCGTTTCTTGACGGAGGCTCACCGAGTCCTTGTGCCAGGAGGACATCTGGTGATCGTCACGGACTCCGAGGACACGCTGAAGCGCCGCAGTCTAACGGCATTCTTCCCCGAGATCCTGGCGATCGAGCTGATCCGGTATCCTACGATTGCTCGACTCCATAAGGAGGCTGAGCGCGCGGGGTTGCGGCTCGATTCTCAGGAGCAGGCGGCTGGATGGATACCGCTGGATGGCGAGTTCTTGGGGAGGCTGGAGGCGAAATGCTCGTCGGCAATGCGCCTCATCGCCGCTGAAAAGCATGCCGCCGGAATGGATCGGGTTCGAGCCGCCGCGGCGCGAGGCGAGCAGTGGCTTTCCTGCTACGACGTGCTGCGCTATGTTCGACCGGCGCGCGCAGCAACAGCCTAG
- the lexA gene encoding transcriptional repressor LexA, whose product MEPVDREQAILDMIAGSLREQGRPPTIREIGEAFGIASTNGVRYYLDRLEKAGKIRRDRWTSRGIEIQHIPASAPASVRAIPERASEHITTTRNAIEIPLLGRVAAGAPILAEENIEDVLIVDGAFVRPGKHFALRVKGDSMKNAGILDGDVVIVHHEAPLRSGEIAVAVIGDEATVKRYFPRRDKVLLIPENEAYEPIEVRPSDPDFRLAGKVVGVFRRLG is encoded by the coding sequence ATCGAACCCGTTGACCGCGAACAGGCGATCCTAGATATGATTGCGGGGTCGCTCCGCGAGCAGGGCCGGCCGCCGACGATCCGTGAAATCGGGGAGGCCTTCGGGATTGCCTCGACGAACGGTGTGCGGTACTACCTGGACCGCCTCGAGAAGGCGGGGAAAATCCGCCGCGACCGATGGACCTCGCGGGGGATCGAGATCCAGCACATTCCCGCGAGCGCCCCCGCGTCGGTTCGCGCGATCCCAGAACGGGCTTCCGAACATATCACCACCACCCGCAACGCCATCGAAATCCCCCTGCTGGGCCGCGTGGCCGCCGGCGCGCCGATTCTCGCCGAGGAGAACATTGAGGACGTGCTCATCGTAGACGGCGCGTTCGTGCGGCCCGGCAAGCATTTCGCCCTGCGCGTCAAGGGGGACAGCATGAAGAACGCGGGGATCCTGGACGGCGACGTCGTCATCGTGCACCACGAGGCGCCGCTCCGCTCCGGCGAGATCGCGGTGGCGGTGATCGGCGACGAGGCGACCGTGAAACGCTACTTCCCGCGCCGCGACAAGGTCCTCCTCATTCCTGAGAACGAAGCATACGAGCCGATCGAGGTGCGCCCGTCCGATCCGGACTTCCGGCTCGCGGGCAAGGTGGTGGGGGTGTTCCGGAGGCTTGGCTGA